The Pelmatolapia mariae isolate MD_Pm_ZW linkage group LG10_11, Pm_UMD_F_2, whole genome shotgun sequence genome includes a region encoding these proteins:
- the LOC134635288 gene encoding claudin-4-like: MTTSLRQLLCLALATISFVGNILICALPQWRATEVLYEVDPFESNVTMSQMFFEGLWKFCASTSSVLLTRCKRYEEMHVSISPDLKVARVLIVIAIITGVFGILLGAAGSKFINFESDKRKRSKMAMASGVVCLIAGIFVLIPVRWTTTTTTTTIQNNFNNLLPHVSLKIELGTSLYIGWITTALLFLGGGLLCSSFICRDETD; this comes from the coding sequence ATGACTACTAGTCTAAGGCAGCTTCTATGCTTGGCCTTGGCCACCATCAGCTTTGTGGGGAACATCCTCATCTGTGCTCTCCCACAGTGGAGAGCCACTGAAGTATTGTATGAAGTGGATCCCTTTGAATCTAACGTCACTATGTCTCAGATGTTCTTTGAGGGTCTATGGAAGTTCTGTGCATCAACCTCCAGTGTACTCCTGACTCGGTGCAAAAGGTATGAGGAAATGCATGTGTCTATAAGTCCAGACCTGAAGGTTGCCAGAGTGCTCATCGTCATTGCCATTATCACTGGTGTCTTTGGGATCCTGCTTGGTGCTGCTGGGAGCAAATTCATCAACTTTGAGTCAGACAAAAGGAAAAGGAGTAAAATGGCTATGGCTTCTGGAGTTGTTTGCCTCATTGCAGGCATCTTTGTGCTAATACCAGTTCGCtggaccaccaccaccaccaccactaccatCCAGAATAATTTCAACAACTTACTGCCTCATGTCTCTCTGAAGATCGAACTGGGAACCTCTCTTTATATTGGCTGGATCACCACAGCGCTTCTCTTTCTGGGTGGAGGCCTCCTCTGCAGCTCCTTTATCTGCAGGGATGAAACTGACTAA
- the LOC134635615 gene encoding claudin-9-like, translating to MTAGVRHLLGLTLAIVSFVGTIVICALPQWRVTKIFQQSSIFDSQVLTEGLWKVCSTFSAQIVECKEYEKTLLPISQDLEVARALIVIAIIVGVFGILLGAAGSKFINFVPDERKRSKIAMASGVVCLIAGIFVLIPICWTTTTTATIQNNFNHFLPHGTLELGASLYIGWITTALLFLGGGLLCSSFICQDGTD from the coding sequence ATGACGGCTGGTGTAAGACACCTTCTAGGCTTGACCTTGGCCATCGTCAGCTTTGTGGGGACCATTGTCATCTGTGCACTTCCACAGTGGAGAGTCACAAAAATCTTCCAGCAATCGAGCATTTTTGATTCCCAGGTGCTCACTGAAGGTTTGTGGAAAGTCTGTAGTACCTTTAGTGCACAGATTGTGGAGTGCAAAGAGTATGAGAAAACACTTCTGCCTATAAGTCAAGACCTGGAGGTTGCTAGAGCGCTCATTGTCATTGCCATTATCGTTGGTGTCTTTGGGATCCTGCTTGGTGCTGCTGGGAGCAAATTCATCAACTTTGTGCCAGACGAAAGGAAAAGGAGTAAAATAGCTATGGCTTCTGGAGTTGTTTGTCTCATTGCAGGCATCTTTGTGCTAATACCAATCTGCtggaccaccaccaccaccgccaCCATCCAGAATAATTTCAACCACTTTCTGCCTCATGGCACTCTGGAACTGGGAGCCTCGCTTTATATTGGCTGGATCACCACAGCACTTCTGTTCCTGGGAGGAGGCCTTCTCTGCAGCTCTTTCATCTGCCAAGATGGAACTGACTAA
- the LOC134635287 gene encoding claudin-4-like, with translation MVACERQLLGLALACIGFLGSIISCALPTWRIMKTFRDYEMPFSVVEGLWKRCGISPTGEMQCMGYEYMLLPADMKAARALIIIAIIIEVLGILLGVAGRNFMNFVPDERQRSKMALTSGIAFLIAGFFFLIPVSWTTNTINDHFHPTWSTSGLAHLLLKKMELGAALYIGWFTTVLLFLGGGLVCSSFFRRNGTE, from the coding sequence ATGGTAGCTTGCGAAAGACAGCTTCTAGGCCTGGCTTTGGCCTGCATTGGCTTTCTGGGGAGCATCATTAGCTGTGCTCTCCCCACATGGAGAATCATGAAAACCTTCAGGGATTATGAAATGCCCTTCTCCGTGGTGGAGGGTTTATGGAAGAGATGTGGGATCTCACCAACAGGTGAAATGCAGTGCATGGGGTACGAGTATATGCTGTTACCTGCAGACATGAAGGCTGCCAGAGCACTCATCATCATTGCCATTATCATTGAGGTCCTTGGGATCCTGCTTGGTGTGGCTGGGAGAAATTTTATGAACTTTGTGCCAGACGAAAGGCAAAGGAGCAAAATGGCTCTGACTTCTGGAATTGCCTTCCTCATTGCAGGCTTCTTTTTTCTCATACCAGTCAGCTGGACAACCAACACCATCAATGATCATTTTCATCCTACCTGGTCTACTTCTGGTCTTGCTCATTTGCTACTTAAAAAGATGGAGTTGGGAGCCGCACTCTACATTGGCTGGTTCACTACTGTCCTTTTGTTCCTGGGAGGAGGCCTCGTCTGCAGCTCCTTTTTCCGCAGAAATGGAACCGAGTAA